The Spea bombifrons isolate aSpeBom1 chromosome 4, aSpeBom1.2.pri, whole genome shotgun sequence genome segment ATGGCACCATGAATTCTTTCGAcaagaaaatcctgaaggagaatgtccggccatcagtttgtgacctaacgTTCAAGCACAGTTGGGAGTCTGCAACAAGACAATGATcggaagcacacaagcaagtccacctctgaatggctcaacaGAAACAGAGTGACCTGGTCAACgtcctgacttgaatctgaTTAAGATTCTGTGGCGTGACCTTTAAAAAGGCAGTTTATGCCCTGAAACCCCtgaatgtggctgaattaaaacaattctaccAAGGAGAGTGCCcaaattcctccacagcgatgtaaagactcattgccagttatcaCAAACTATTGATTTCAGTTGTTGCCTCCAAAGATGGCCCAACCAGTTATTGGGTTTAAGAGGGCAATTAGTTTTACACAAGGGTGATACAGGtattgattaactctttaccttcagtAAATGATCATTTCAAAGCTGCATTTGGTGTTTACTCATCGTGTCCTtgccttatattaaaattagtttgatgatgagaaatgtgacaaaaaagcaaaattagAAGAAATCTGAGGACAAATACTTTTCACAGCACCgtttctttcttatttaaatCTGTAAACGATACATAATTGTTGGATTtgagaaaagtgacagatccaatTTTTAGGTGCCCAAATGTGCAAGATGTGCCCAAATTATCATTAAGTCATACTGACTATGCACCCCACAAAAGTGGTGGGGCAAACAAGGGCCTTCTCTGCCTTAGAAAACACAGCCTTGGGTAAGAGAAGAAGTCGGCTGTGTTCTGCTGCAACAAGTAGTGTTATTCTTCAGAAGTTGTCGTAGGACACCATTAGCATTTGGaagtaatttataaaaatatacatgtaaaaaatgATTCTCATACAAGGTTTGGAAACTGGTCTTATTACTATGGCAACCAAATGACTGTTTCTGACGATTGGCCCATTCCATTGATTGATACGATTAAAAAATCCCGTTTTAATCTTTGTACCTGAATGACGTTAAATAAATACACCCCATGgtgtttactgtaaaaaaaaatgggcagacggGATACTTaacaaaattatacaaatacatccAAGTACCAATACAGACAAATCCATGGCGAAGGGGAAAAATGCACCTGATTTCCCACTGGATCAACTAATCCTCTCCGTATAGCCAATTATACCCCTGTATATTCCTTACTATACAAAAAGGGATATTTAAAGGTATATGTTGAAGTTGACAGCAAGAATGTCTCTTGATAGCAAATTCTAcattgttcttactgtgaagaatCCTTTTAGGTTACACTTCTCCAAGTCTGAATGGATGATCTCCTGCTCCAAACTGAAAGCAGTTATATCATCAACCCTAAAAAAGCCTTTGAGAAATTTGAGGACGTCGGTACTTACCTGACACCGTTCCCCACGGCCATTCTCAAGTATGGAACTGAATTGGTTTCTTGGGTGTTGATCCATACATTTAGCTGTATGACAAAACCAGGTGTAGAGGGTGAGATCTCCTAAATTTGTTATATTGttgtcaactttttttttgtaaccaacTACAAGTTGTTATTATGTGTATAAGGTTGGGACAGTACAATaccaatatacattattaaacacCAGAAGTGTACACTGTGCTGTGCGTGCGCGCATATAATACACTAGCACAGAATTCAGGaagtttctttatttaaatgaatagaAACATCAAATCTCAGATTTCTTTGTCCCCTTTTAGCAGCTTCCAGGCTGCCACAGACACAAATAATTACAACCCCCGCCCCATTACCTATAATATACTCTGCGTCTAAATATTAACAACAAGGTTCGGTGGAACATCACCTCCCTTTAACCACAATGGCTTAGCATTACGACGGTCACCTAACTCCTGCACTGCGCGTCTTTCCGCATTCACAGCATACTCATGGCCATCCTCGGAGAGACTTGAGGATACACTCCCTGGCTATGTTCTCCCTAGGGTGACTTTACTAACCTTTTTTTATGGCTATGTTCTCCTGCTCAGACCATCATGATGTTGGTGCTCAGATCACGTGGCCAGTGAAATGCAGGAAAAGTGGATTTACTGCGTTCAGTGCTTGCCATGTAAGCAATTTAGTATCTCtgttagtaataataatatataataatagtataataacTTTGTGTGTGAATAGCACCgcaatattgttaaaaaaaatattctttttttcgtGGAAGGGTGAATTTCATGCTCAGTAAATATGCAGTATGACAGCCCATCTCCGTCTTCCTCCAAACAGACCCCACTGAGTCTATGAAATGCACCAAGAGATTGCAGATTAGTAAATTCACCCTTTTGAGTGTCAGGAAAACGTGCAACTCAATACACTGCACAACACTCGTGCACTCGAGCCTTCTTGTGCCAAAGCCTGATGTACATCACTCAATTAACACATACGTTGCCAGAGCACCTGCAGTGTGACTAGTGCACAGAAAACACACATATTGCGTGCAGCACAAACTCCACAACACATGGACCAGTTGTGTTATTGTGGCAATTTGCACAAAATGATCAGGGAACAAAGAGTATCACGAGGGGTGTCATATGAAGGGCTCTGTATGCACACAGAAGTATACTCTGCATTTAGTCACATGCCAACATACAATGCCCTCTGTTTATTCATAGAATGTACactgtacacacatacacacgctcgCCATAATTGCACACGCTATAATCACTCTAACAGCAAAACCAATACTTGAAGGGTTCCATGTTTAAATAGGACCCTACCCTTAGGTCAGAATCTGTGTTAGTGTAGAGGCAGAGAGCAGTGATATCAGTACCTGGCTTAAGGGcaatgtatgacatcatatactgaCATCATCAGATGTCAGTTTATTTAACAGGTAgagtctctctcttttttctacCCCTATACCGCCAGGGTAAAGTGGATGTAGAGCTACTGGGTCCTCTGATATCCCAAATCACCCAGACACAGCTGCCCTCCATTTAACCCCAATTTGTTGGTAGCTGATAAAATTTTACACttatacactcacactcatttgCTCTCCCATTCTTACTCTCCCTCCCATACTTCTCCTCTCTCCAGTCAGATCTCTGTGGCTAATATGTCCTGGAAGGAAAGCTCCATATCAGGCATAGTGATGATAGGCCCGTCATCGAGGTCTTCCCCACTCAATGCTCGCAGCCTCTGCTCCAGGGCCTGGCATCTCTGGCACATGTGCAGGTAATTCTGCTGTAGCTGGCGCTGGTAGCGGATAACCTTCTCCTTTTCATCTCTCCACGTCTTGCGCTCCCGCTGAAACACGTCTGTCATTTGTTCGTTGTTCTGCCGTTCGGCCTCCAGCTCGGTTCTCAGTGTCTCCAAATCAGCCTCACTAGAGGCTGTCTCTTCCCtcacctctctctcctcctcttctgcCCGTAACCTCTCCTCAGCCTCTCGTGCCCGCTGCTCTTGGGCTTCCGCTCTGCCTTTTGTTTCCCGCAGCTGGGCCTTCAAACTAAGGATCTCACTGGCTCGTAGAGAGGACTCCTCCTGAACCTCCCGTAACTGCTGGCGCAGGGAAGCAATTTCCCCATTCTTCTGACACACCTACAGGGCAACAAAAACATATcccttacattattttaattctcTTTTCTCCTTGGTATTTACCATCTCCtacaatattttttcatgtggGGATATCTTCACTTATGCATCATATACTTATAGAGATCTCTAGACCAGTCACTTCATCCAGGCATCAGGTCTATCTCTAGAAGTAAGTAGGATGTTGACTTGGTAGAACCCTTTTAAAAATCATCTTACACTCGTACTAATTCTACCCATACCCCTCATTGTTCCTCTATCTATTATACCCTTAcatctttttattttccctATATATACCATGTTCTATTTATCAGCTCCTATATACTTGTCTATATTTAAGCTGTTATATTTTTCCTAACAAACCATGTTTTCCAGcttctttttagtttttaccTCCCATTGTGTATCATCAATTGACGGGCTTATGGCaattttcttctccttctcgTACCCTCGCATCTTGCTCTCCATCGATTCTCTCTCTTGTGCCACCTGGATCTGTAAAACATGCTGCCCTCTTTGGCCTCTCTGTGAACTCTGCCTTGACCTGGAGGGACCTCCTCTGTGACCTTCCTCAGTCTTCTCACCAGGCTCAACTCTTGCCAGCTCTTCACAGGATGGGGGAGATCTTATACCTGGCTTAGGAGGCACACTGAGAATCTTATTTGCATTCCCACCATCAGACAAGGACATAGCCCTAAGACTCAGCATGTTACTTCGGGAGCTCTGGGTGATGTTGTGAGCACTGCCGCCAAAACGCCCTGTGGGCATGAGAAGAGCATCTAGCTGGCATGCAGTACCCAACTTGCTGGCATGGGTAGGAAGACTTGACATGGAGTTTCTGCCAGATTCAGACATGCCACCCACACAGTGCCCCGCACGGCTTTCTGCTTCACGTGCTCTGTCTGGGCGGTAGTAAAGGGAAAGTTGTGGTCCACTTTCTGCAGCTGGATAACACGTGACAGCAGAGTTCCTGCGCATGCCAGGTTTCAGTGGCGATGGGCGGAGGGCATTCATCTCCTGAATGAAAGAAATATATGGTTACTATTGCGTTTCCTTTGACTACAATCTATTTGTTTCCCATTGATCCAAAAccatcattctttttttaagtttgttCATCATTTCCATTTCTACAGTAATGTGAACCCATTCTTCCCCCCTGGTTATCTGCGGTCATTTTCCACCTCTCAATTTTTCCTTTCCCTGTCTTGAAGGGTCTACCCTAGTGAGGTCCTCCTTCAAGACCGGCCTCCTAACACATAGCTATGATTGTGGGATTAAGTGCATGCTCAACCCTGAGTCTGGTGAACAACTGGTGTCTCTACGATAAACCTCTCCCACATTTTCTCCCCATCTCATGCTTCTAAAGCTTAATTTCAAGCCTTCTGATCACCTTGTACCTATATAATACGTTGATGTGAGGTTCTAGCCCACATCCTAAATGCAGGCCTACAAAATCTTTTGTGTTTTCCACTAAATTATCattcatattaataaatataattctaaGTTGTTGAATGATTCAAACTTACCAGCTCCAATCTGTTTGGGAAGTGGATCATGCTGGGTGGTGGGTTACATGGCTTGCTAGTTGGAACCGGATACTCTTGGTTGGACTGGCTCTCTGGCTCGGTGCTGGTCACTCCTCCATGATATTCCTGTCTGGCACCTACATGCGATTTCTGGCTGACTTTGATGTAGAAGAAGTCTTCGCTTCTGCCCATCTTTGATCCCCCTCCTTTGGCATGCCCCGACTCCTGCGAGAAGCCGAATCTGAGGATTCCATCTGAGCAGCGACTCAACTTTTTCAAATGTGGAGGTTTCCTCCCACGATGCTGGGAGCCTCGGCCCTGTTTGCTGTTGAACCCATGCCCAGATAGAAGACTTCCCACACTGCCCATCGTGCTCGCGGTATGTCCTGAAGAGGGGGCTTGCCAAGAGAGAGGCCACAGAAGAAACAACGGGAACCTGGGTCATATCCGAGGGCTACCCCCCTTCAGGAAAAGAAATCCTGtcggagaaagaagagaaggtGTTTGAAccgttggaaatatatagctggAACATTGTATACAGATTAACATTTATTCATAAAGCCAATCAATCATACAAGTCATGTAAAAATTACagatcataaaaaaacacaatatattggGATAAAAGGGGTAATAATGCTTCATCCTGGGATTAACTAATAACTTGATCATAGGCTGTATCAAATAATAGGCATTCTGTGAATTATTGTTATACAAGAGCCGCACTAAGAATACACACATAAAGGGTACACCGTGTTTCGTGATACATGCACTCtcggtttccatggtaacgGAAAGTCTGACGCCTCCTGAAATAAGCATGACAAAAGATTCTGTGGTACTCCAGGGAAAGAGTTAAATGCATTGTGTGAGTCCTAGAGGTGAATGCTGCCCTAGCTTCTCAGTTCCCAGTCTATAGGCAGTCCTGGGCCACATAGGTGGCCTCTATCACAACCattcatggtgcttccacataCTCTTCTGTGTTGTCTTAGAGGTGTCGATGTCCCTGATTTTCTAGATGTATAGTCATAGAGGTAACTGTCCTTCCCACGCACACTCTGTGCTGCATGAGTCAGGCTGGAGAACAGTCAGGAACAGAAACTCTTTACAAGAACATAACAAGATCACACGGATTGAACAAATAGCTAATAGAACCCCGACATTTTACGTGTTCTATACCCTAAATCTGCACCTGTCAATCAATTATTTCGAATGAGAATTTCTgatgcaaagttttaaaagtggttttatcactatagcaacacATTGGCACAGTCCATTCAGCAGGCACatctcattggttgctatagtgataagatcacttttttttaaatttagcacTAGAATAGACTTTCCTGTTTTGtgagataaaatataaattggtAGAAACTGAATGATCTTTTCTAGATATTAATGGTAGGATTACTATGCTGATGCAGAGCTTTAAATGTGGTCCtgtcaccataacaaccaatggaatggtccagtcATCAAGAGTACTGCATTGGGGGCTTCATTGATAAGACCacatttaacatatatttttttattcattcatattcgttcattaaccccttcctagAGATCTGGTAATCCTACACTAAAATTGTTGAGAACATCTTGAGGTCAAACCCTGGTACCTACAGATCTAGAGGACACTATTTGAGTAACTCTTTTCTGGAGATGTAGGAAAGCATTACGAGGCCAATGCTATTCAGGAAATGTATAGAGCATTAGCAGATAAACTCTGTCCTAGAGGTCTGGAAGACATTACCTAATGTGTCCCTTTCTAGAGATCATTGTGAAATATACCCCACTCTGGAGGCATGAAGACCACAATCATGTTAATCCCACTGCTGGAGACTTTTACCCCACCTGAGATCTGGTGTTCCATTAACCCATTCAGCGATAGCTAAAGAGCCTTCTTTCGTTACCTTCTTTCTAGTCATCTAGAGGGCACTGTGCCATTAACCCATTACTAGAGGTCTAAAGAGTCATGTCCCATTAGCTCCTTGAAAGGGGATTGGTGAACAATACTCCTGTCTCTACTGTCAAGGGTTGGCGTAAAGAATAAACGGAATTACATGAATGCGTCTTAAGAAGCCACTTGACTGtccatcaggaaaaacaggcaggctagatgggccaaatggttcatctgccgtcaaattctatggttCTATGACTGTGACCATTATTAACCTTAGTCCTGAATAAGgtgagtatattttttttctgttaacccTTCAGTCTTCACTGTCTGAGACTGTCAGCTGTGAGGTCTGTTCACTAATAAGCAAGGCGTACGCAAGTTGTGGTTATATGTCGCACTTAacctatgcattatgcaaggCCAAGCCCAGCATGTGTCTTCTTCAGGAGGGACTGAGCTGGTTCTTCATATTTTGCTTCTGATCCATAACTCTGTTTCAGATACACAGTTGGCTTATCCACTGACAGCCCTCTACATCATCCATGTATTAACCCCTACTGCTACCCCAAATTACTCCTCTCATCTAGCCAAGACCCCGGATCTTGAGGAATTAAATCatattattaacattttgtttattatgtaTCAAGAATAGTTCAGGTGCAGAACTGGTATAACTAGGACTAGTCAATAGGAATATCCCGCTGGTTGGACGTCCTAGTACCCCCAGTTTCTATTTGCCCTCGGAATTGTCCCCCAATATCGGCTTGTTTTTTGGCCTTTAAATGCTATTTAAATGCCTTTAGGTTGTAAACTATTTGCCCTGGTTTTCAAGTATATTGTGCTATAAGCAATTCATCACAAGCATcatgattttaaccccttcccagCTTGAACTACACAATCAATACCTCAAGTAACCAGTAGATccctgcattaaccctttcctttacAGCATCAACTAACAAGTCAATTCCTAAGGCCACTCTTCCCTAGTCAGCGGCGAACATTAGACCATGCCAACATTAACCCTTCTCCTACCAGTGACCTATATTGGGTTTTTGTGTGCTCCTCCAGCACATCAATCATTTTCTAGTTCACCCCTCCAGCATTTTCATCCGTCCCCCAATCTTGCAGTAAACAACCCATTAACCCCACTATCTGCTGGAGatgtgatttaaccccttcatatcCCAATAACAATTATTCACCCTAGTATTAGTCAACAGGAAGCTTTGCAGATGTTTCCAACCTCAGGTCCATGAACTTCAGCCAGCTGGTCACGAGCAAGAATAATGACTAAGGATCATGGTGGTTGGAGGTCCACAAAAGTTAGAACCTGTTGACCTAACCCCTCTAGTCAAAAGGGGTCATCTTTATAATGTTAGCATTTTCAGTAGTTCAGGACCTACAGAACATCCTTACATTTCTCACATTGAACAGCTCTGATCAGTTTCATTCCAGAGAACTGcagaaaattattatattaatgcatataaatC includes the following:
- the LZTS1 gene encoding leucine zipper putative tumor suppressor 1; amino-acid sequence: MGSVGSLLSGHGFNSKQGRGSQHRGRKPPHLKKLSRCSDGILRFGFSQESGHAKGGGSKMGRSEDFFYIKVSQKSHVGARQEYHGGVTSTEPESQSNQEYPVPTSKPCNPPPSMIHFPNRLELEMNALRPSPLKPGMRRNSAVTCYPAAESGPQLSLYYRPDRAREAESRAGHCVGGMSESGRNSMSSLPTHASKLGTACQLDALLMPTGRFGGSAHNITQSSRSNMLSLRAMSLSDGGNANKILSVPPKPGIRSPPSCEELARVEPGEKTEEGHRGGPSRSRQSSQRGQRGQHVLQIQVAQERESMESKMRGYEKEKKIAISPSIDDTQWEVCQKNGEIASLRQQLREVQEESSLRASEILSLKAQLRETKGRAEAQEQRAREAEERLRAEEEEREVREETASSEADLETLRTELEAERQNNEQMTDVFQRERKTWRDEKEKVIRYQRQLQQNYLHMCQRCQALEQRLRALSGEDLDDGPIITMPDMELSFQDILATEI